The proteins below come from a single Sphingomicrobium sediminis genomic window:
- a CDS encoding chlorophyllide a reductase iron protein subunit X, whose protein sequence is MSLVDTQKLRDEAAIEPDPVHDGEVTKETQIIAIYGKGGSGKSFALSNLSYMMAQQGKRVLLIGCDPKSDTTSLLFGGKSCPTIIETSAKKKLAGEEVTIEDVCFQRDGVFAMELGGPEVGRGCGGRGIIHGFELMEKLGFHEWGFDYVLLDFLGDVVCGGFGLPIARDMCQKVIVVGSNDLQSLYVANNVCKAVEYFRKMGGNVGVAGMIVNKDDGTGEAQAFAEAVDIPVLTAIPANEDIRRKSANYQIIGTPDGEWGSLFEELATNVEQAGPRQPTPLDQDGLLGLFSPEDTGGNVELVPATQADMRGGTFEEKPSLEVIYDEV, encoded by the coding sequence ATGAGCCTCGTCGACACACAGAAATTACGCGATGAAGCCGCGATCGAACCCGATCCCGTCCATGATGGCGAGGTCACCAAGGAAACGCAGATCATCGCCATCTACGGCAAGGGCGGCTCGGGCAAGAGCTTCGCGCTCTCCAACCTCTCCTACATGATGGCGCAGCAGGGCAAACGCGTCCTGCTCATCGGCTGCGATCCGAAATCGGACACAACCAGCCTGCTGTTCGGCGGCAAGTCCTGCCCGACCATCATCGAAACCAGCGCCAAGAAGAAACTCGCGGGCGAGGAAGTCACCATCGAGGATGTCTGCTTCCAGCGCGACGGCGTCTTCGCAATGGAATTGGGCGGCCCCGAAGTGGGCCGCGGTTGCGGCGGACGCGGCATCATCCACGGCTTCGAGCTGATGGAGAAACTGGGCTTCCACGAATGGGGCTTCGACTATGTCCTGCTCGATTTCCTCGGCGACGTGGTGTGCGGCGGCTTCGGCCTGCCGATCGCCCGCGACATGTGCCAGAAGGTGATCGTCGTCGGCTCGAACGACCTTCAGTCGCTCTACGTCGCCAACAATGTCTGCAAGGCGGTCGAATATTTCCGCAAGATGGGCGGCAATGTCGGCGTCGCCGGCATGATCGTGAACAAGGATGACGGCACCGGCGAAGCGCAGGCTTTTGCCGAAGCGGTCGACATTCCGGTGCTCACCGCCATCCCCGCGAACGAAGATATTCGTCGCAAATCCGCCAATTATCAGATCATCGGCACGCCTGATGGCGAATGGGGCAGCCTGTTCGAAGAACTCGCCACCAATGTCGAGCAAGCCGGCCCGCGCCAGCCCACGCCATTGGACCAGGACGGCCTGCTCGGCCTGTTCAGCCCGGAAGATACGGGCGGCAATGTCGAGCTCGTCCCCGCGACCCAGGCCGACATGCGCGGCGGCACGTTCGAAGAAAAACCCAGCCTCGAGGTGATCTATGACGAGGTGTAA
- the bchC gene encoding chlorophyll synthesis pathway protein BchC: MQAAAVILEAPERMTLRQVELTPKNSGDVVVQIHYSGVSTGTEKLLWTGAMPPFPGMGYPLVPGYESVGRIIDAGADAEARIGEWVFVPGANCFDGARGLFGGSASQVIIPSARALPVSESLGADGVLHALAATAYHALAGGDAPDLVIGHGVLGRLITRLAIARGAPAPVVWETRADRRKGGSGYKIIDPKDDDRRDYACIYDASGSAELVDQLVMRLAKGGEIVLAGFYPDRIDFAFAPAFMKEARLRIAAEWQPEDLAAVSALVAAGDVGLGNLISHVRPATEATEAYPAAFNDADCLKMVLDWSAA; encoded by the coding sequence ATGCAAGCTGCCGCCGTCATACTTGAGGCGCCAGAGCGGATGACGCTCAGGCAGGTCGAGTTGACGCCCAAAAACAGCGGAGATGTCGTCGTCCAAATCCATTATAGCGGTGTCAGCACGGGGACGGAGAAACTGCTCTGGACCGGCGCAATGCCGCCATTTCCCGGCATGGGATATCCGCTTGTTCCTGGCTATGAATCGGTCGGCCGCATCATTGATGCCGGCGCTGATGCGGAGGCCCGGATCGGCGAGTGGGTCTTCGTGCCCGGCGCCAATTGTTTCGACGGCGCGCGTGGCCTGTTCGGCGGCAGCGCTTCCCAAGTCATCATCCCCTCGGCCCGCGCACTTCCCGTGTCCGAGTCGCTGGGCGCTGACGGCGTCCTGCACGCGCTTGCCGCGACCGCCTATCATGCGCTCGCCGGCGGCGACGCGCCCGATCTCGTGATCGGCCATGGCGTGCTCGGCCGCCTCATCACCCGCCTCGCCATTGCGCGCGGCGCCCCTGCCCCCGTGGTCTGGGAAACCCGCGCCGACCGCCGCAAGGGCGGCTCGGGCTACAAGATCATCGATCCCAAGGATGACGACCGCCGCGACTATGCCTGCATCTATGATGCGTCCGGCAGCGCGGAACTGGTCGACCAGCTGGTCATGCGCCTCGCCAAGGGCGGCGAGATCGTGCTGGCCGGCTTCTATCCCGACAGGATCGACTTCGCCTTCGCACCCGCTTTCATGAAGGAAGCGCGCCTGCGTATCGCCGCCGAATGGCAGCCCGAAGACCTTGCCGCCGTGAGCGCGCTCGTCGCCGCCGGCGATGTCGGGCTCGGTAACCTCATTTCGCACGTCCGTCCCGCCACAGAAGCGACCGAAGCCTATCCGGCCGCTTTCAACGATGCGGACTGCCTCAAGATGGTCTTGGATTGGAGCGCCGCATGA
- a CDS encoding methyltransferase, whose translation MAKAEPQGSGQPPESWRRRWIAWRNRTIGRPGFQKAMAALPGIGGMARRRAASLFNLIAGFAYSQATLALEESGLLDALAEQPLDKKAAAKVCSLEPEAADRLLRAAGAIGLTEQYAPGWWMLGEQGAALVGNAGARAMLRHHRILYRDLTDPLDLFRKNRREPTNLSKFWTYAGAKGEATDTAAYSELMAASQHLVAEQAVGAYDFSRHRRLLDLGGGQGAFLRAVGQANPELELGLFDLPDVVERAKAQFEEAGMAQRTRFHPGSFFDDEIPSGYDLVSLTRILHDHDDAPVLDLLQRVRESMAKGSTLLIIEPLADTPGAKAMGDAYFGLYLWAMGSGRPRSAREYREMLRDAGFARHRLIRPPQPIATSLIVAVA comes from the coding sequence ATGGCAAAGGCAGAACCCCAAGGATCAGGCCAGCCGCCCGAAAGCTGGCGGCGGCGCTGGATTGCCTGGCGCAATCGCACCATTGGCCGCCCCGGTTTCCAGAAAGCGATGGCCGCCTTGCCTGGCATTGGCGGCATGGCGCGGCGCCGCGCGGCCTCCCTGTTCAACCTGATTGCGGGCTTTGCCTATTCGCAGGCGACCTTGGCCCTGGAGGAGAGCGGGTTGCTCGATGCGTTGGCCGAACAGCCACTCGACAAGAAGGCCGCAGCAAAGGTGTGCAGCCTCGAGCCCGAGGCTGCCGATCGGCTGCTCCGCGCGGCGGGCGCTATCGGCCTTACCGAACAATATGCGCCGGGCTGGTGGATGCTCGGCGAGCAAGGCGCGGCGTTGGTCGGCAATGCAGGTGCGCGCGCCATGCTGCGCCATCACCGCATCCTGTACCGCGATCTCACGGATCCGCTCGATCTTTTCCGAAAGAACCGCCGCGAGCCGACGAACCTGTCGAAATTCTGGACCTATGCCGGCGCCAAAGGCGAGGCCACCGATACGGCCGCCTATTCCGAGCTCATGGCCGCATCGCAGCACCTCGTCGCCGAGCAGGCCGTGGGGGCCTACGATTTCTCACGGCATCGCCGCCTGCTCGACCTGGGCGGCGGCCAGGGCGCCTTCCTGCGCGCGGTCGGGCAAGCCAATCCGGAGCTTGAGCTCGGCCTCTTCGACCTCCCCGATGTGGTCGAGCGCGCCAAGGCCCAGTTCGAGGAAGCCGGCATGGCGCAGCGCACCCGCTTCCACCCCGGCAGCTTCTTCGACGACGAAATCCCGTCAGGTTACGACCTCGTATCGTTGACCCGCATTCTCCACGATCATGACGACGCACCGGTCCTCGACCTGTTGCAGCGCGTGCGCGAGAGCATGGCCAAAGGCAGCACTTTGCTCATCATCGAACCGCTGGCGGACACGCCCGGGGCCAAGGCCATGGGTGACGCCTATTTCGGACTCTATCTTTGGGCGATGGGGTCGGGACGCCCGCGCAGCGCGCGCGAATATAGAGAGATGCTGCGCGATGCAGGCTTTGCGCGCCATCGCCTGATCCGTCCGCCACAGCCCATCGCGACAAGTTTGATTGTCGCAGTAGCCTGA
- the crtD gene encoding 1-hydroxycarotenoid 3,4-desaturase CrtD: protein MQDRVVVIGAGIGGLASAALLAARGMDVTLVEKEEMVGGKARRVEVDGRAIDAGPTVFTMREVFDDIFQACGAELDDFVSVRRADILARHAWSGDAHLDLHADPQRSEDAIGDFAGADAAKGYRAFSKHTREMYETLESTFLKAGHARTPLPLVWRIGPTRLRAQMSIRPFQKMWSALGRFFPDPRLRQLFGRYATYCGSSPFDAPATLMLIAHVEARGVWLIEGGMQALAEAMRNLAEGQGAKVRTGEAVARIEIAEGKASGVILESGERIAATQVVCNADPSAIGSGLFGEDAARAVPAVPPAKRSLSAYVWLAHAETSGFPLARHNVLFSPDYPAEFADISAGRTPQDPTAYVCAQNRDACDGAAPYSRERLQIIVNAPATGDRRAATPEEMDRCTSAMRRSLERCGLSLEQDMPHRLVTPDQWERLFPSTGGALYGRASHGWAASFRRQGPRTRIPGLYCAGGATHPGAGVPMAALSGQLAARTLMSDRASMSRSHPVATNGGMSMPSARTSATG, encoded by the coding sequence GTGCAGGACAGGGTCGTCGTCATCGGCGCCGGGATCGGCGGGCTGGCCAGTGCGGCGCTGCTGGCCGCGCGCGGAATGGACGTGACCCTCGTCGAAAAGGAAGAAATGGTCGGCGGTAAAGCCCGCCGCGTCGAAGTGGATGGCCGCGCGATCGATGCGGGTCCGACCGTCTTCACCATGCGCGAGGTGTTCGACGATATCTTCCAAGCCTGCGGGGCGGAGCTCGATGATTTCGTATCGGTCCGGCGCGCTGACATTCTCGCTCGCCATGCCTGGAGCGGCGATGCGCATCTCGACCTGCATGCCGATCCGCAGCGCAGCGAGGACGCCATTGGCGACTTTGCCGGCGCTGATGCAGCAAAAGGCTATCGCGCCTTCAGCAAGCATACGCGCGAAATGTACGAGACGCTGGAGTCGACCTTCCTCAAGGCCGGGCATGCCCGCACGCCCTTGCCGCTGGTCTGGCGGATCGGGCCGACGCGGCTGCGCGCGCAAATGTCGATCCGGCCTTTCCAGAAGATGTGGTCCGCGCTCGGGCGCTTTTTCCCCGATCCGCGACTGCGGCAATTGTTCGGGCGCTATGCGACCTATTGCGGCTCCTCGCCATTTGATGCGCCGGCAACGCTGATGCTCATTGCCCATGTCGAGGCGCGCGGCGTGTGGCTGATCGAGGGCGGCATGCAGGCGCTGGCCGAGGCGATGCGCAACCTTGCCGAAGGGCAGGGGGCGAAGGTCAGGACAGGCGAGGCGGTTGCGCGGATCGAAATTGCTGAGGGCAAGGCCTCGGGCGTCATCCTCGAAAGCGGCGAGCGCATCGCGGCGACACAGGTCGTTTGCAACGCCGATCCTTCGGCAATTGGCTCTGGATTATTCGGTGAAGATGCGGCGCGCGCTGTCCCGGCTGTGCCACCCGCCAAGCGGTCGCTTTCGGCCTATGTCTGGCTGGCCCATGCCGAAACGTCGGGCTTCCCGCTCGCCCGCCACAACGTGCTTTTCTCGCCCGATTATCCCGCCGAATTTGCGGACATTTCGGCCGGACGGACACCCCAAGACCCCACCGCTTATGTCTGCGCGCAGAACCGTGACGCCTGCGATGGCGCGGCCCCCTATTCACGCGAACGATTGCAGATCATCGTCAATGCACCCGCGACCGGCGACCGCCGCGCGGCGACACCTGAGGAGATGGATAGATGCACAAGCGCCATGAGACGCAGCCTGGAGCGCTGCGGGCTGTCGCTGGAGCAGGACATGCCGCACCGGCTGGTCACGCCGGATCAGTGGGAACGTCTGTTTCCGTCGACGGGTGGAGCCCTTTATGGACGGGCCTCGCACGGGTGGGCGGCAAGCTTCCGGCGCCAGGGCCCCAGGACACGGATCCCTGGGCTCTATTGCGCGGGCGGGGCGACCCATCCGGGCGCGGGGGTGCCGATGGCCGCCTTGTCCGGGCAGCTGGCGGCACGCACGCTGATGTCCGACCGCGCTTCGATGTCCCGGTCGCACCCGGTGGCTACCAATGGTGGTATGTCGATGCCATCAGCGAGGACCAGCGCCACGGGCTGA
- a CDS encoding hydroxyneurosporene dehydrogenase, producing MTERPRGNVAREADTLAIGPSQVHWTGDHLEILIEERDKRLFNPWQRPVRGVVRLFPEMLNPTPFALDPEGRHHWHCFAPRARIEVEMTEPGLSWRGHAYFDSNSGVESLEEGFRQWHWSRAHRGSEAVVCYEGTRRDGSPFASTLRFDAAGNAREAELPPVAPLSSTGWLVERKTRADRGHASVLKTWENAPFYARSTIGARLYGEPVVMVQESLDLDRFASPVVQFMLPYRMPRHAV from the coding sequence ATGACCGAGCGACCGCGCGGCAATGTGGCGCGCGAAGCGGATACGCTGGCGATCGGGCCCAGCCAGGTCCATTGGACCGGCGACCATCTCGAAATCCTGATCGAGGAACGCGACAAGCGCCTGTTCAATCCGTGGCAGCGTCCTGTGCGCGGCGTCGTTCGGCTGTTTCCCGAAATGCTCAATCCGACCCCGTTCGCGCTCGATCCGGAGGGGCGGCATCATTGGCATTGCTTTGCACCGCGCGCGCGGATCGAGGTGGAAATGACCGAGCCGGGGCTGAGCTGGCGCGGCCATGCCTATTTCGATTCCAACAGTGGCGTGGAGTCGCTCGAGGAGGGGTTTCGCCAGTGGCATTGGTCGCGCGCGCATCGCGGCAGTGAGGCGGTGGTCTGTTACGAGGGCACGCGCCGCGACGGGTCGCCTTTCGCCAGCACCTTGCGCTTCGATGCGGCAGGCAATGCGCGCGAGGCCGAATTGCCACCCGTCGCGCCGCTGTCGTCGACCGGCTGGTTGGTCGAGCGCAAGACACGCGCCGATCGCGGCCATGCGAGCGTCCTAAAGACATGGGAAAATGCGCCATTCTACGCGCGCTCGACCATCGGGGCACGGCTCTATGGCGAGCCGGTGGTCATGGTACAGGAAAGCCTCGACCTCGACCGCTTCGCCTCACCGGTCGTCCAGTTCATGCTCCCCTATCGCATGCCCCGCCACGCGGTCTGA
- the bchO gene encoding alpha/beta fold hydrolase BchO has translation MSAPLDWASDGADWPHRIASRFVKAGGIDWHVQEMGAGKTILLLHGTGASTHSWRDIAPLLAKTHRVIALDLPGHAFTDSHRVRNRSLDAMGSAIALLLEEMDVEPDLLVGHSAGAAIALQLVLAGHVDAPVVGFGPALSPFAGPAEFLFPALAKLLFVNPLVPRIFSGMTRFPGEADRFIRRATGSEIDAAGRRLYARLLGNSAHCKGALAMMADWDLAGLNRRLGEIGVPVLLVHGDRDRAVPMSAVRDACKALPDCRLEILTGLGHIAHEERPDLAAELIESALQ, from the coding sequence ATGAGCGCGCCGCTCGACTGGGCCAGCGACGGCGCCGACTGGCCGCATCGCATTGCCAGCCGCTTCGTCAAGGCCGGCGGGATCGACTGGCATGTCCAGGAAATGGGCGCAGGCAAGACTATCCTGCTGCTTCACGGCACCGGCGCTTCCACGCATAGCTGGCGCGACATCGCGCCGCTGCTGGCCAAGACACACCGCGTCATCGCGCTCGACCTGCCGGGCCATGCCTTCACCGACAGCCACCGTGTCCGGAACCGCTCGCTCGACGCGATGGGCAGCGCCATTGCACTCCTGCTTGAAGAAATGGACGTCGAGCCCGACTTGTTGGTCGGCCACTCGGCCGGCGCGGCCATTGCGCTGCAGCTCGTGCTCGCCGGTCATGTCGACGCGCCTGTGGTCGGTTTCGGCCCTGCCCTCAGCCCCTTCGCCGGCCCCGCCGAATTCCTGTTTCCGGCGCTCGCTAAGCTGCTCTTCGTCAATCCGCTCGTGCCGCGCATCTTTTCCGGAATGACCCGCTTCCCGGGCGAGGCCGACCGCTTCATCCGCCGCGCCACCGGCTCCGAAATCGATGCGGCCGGGCGTCGCCTCTATGCGCGGCTTCTTGGAAACAGCGCGCACTGCAAAGGCGCATTGGCGATGATGGCGGACTGGGACCTTGCCGGGCTCAATCGCCGCCTCGGCGAGATCGGCGTGCCCGTATTGCTCGTCCATGGCGACCGCGATCGCGCGGTGCCCATGTCGGCGGTCCGCGATGCCTGCAAGGCGCTGCCTGACTGCCGCCTCGAAATCCTCACCGGGCTCGGCCACATCGCCCATGAGGAACGCCCGGACCTTGCCGCCGAACTAATCGAAAGCGCGCTCCAATGA